TCGTAGATGAACTTGTTTGTGTTTCTGACAAAATGAGAGTAAACAGCGCAAAAATACGGAAGAAATTTATCAGACTTTCGTGAGAATAAATTACAAGAtgcataaatttatatagtgaATGAATCAGTctagtttttaaattaatacagaactagattttgacccgcgcttttgaagcgcgggatattttacgatgaaaatttttactaataatttaacaaatattttggtaatttttaaagagtgcgtatttaaaatatttttgtatttaaatcagtatttttaaattcaacccgattgtgattatactggttaatccgaagatctgacaattcaatttatgtttttaaaatattcatattaaaaaaattactaaaacccgagactaaccgattgaactgatggatgaccgatatgtaatctaattggatttaaattgtaatagtttcataatttgtaatcttataatcgaaattttaaagttcactattttgcaatttatgaaattatgacgtttctacaaaattttaaagagaaaatgatagatataaaataactaagattagttattgtattatttggaaatattgatagtagtataaaaaatatattgtttggaaacattgatagtagtataaagaaataagtatattgtttggaaacattgatagtattataaagaaataagtatattgtttggaaacatggatagtagtataaagaaaggaatattagtgatttaatgtttaactataaagtataaagatgtatttaatttaaaaacttacaaaataaatgttaggtccaacaaaatgtttctgttttaataagatagataatataatacataaatgTTAATTTCATATTCTTTTTGACCTTTCTAGATTTGTTTTGATCTTCTCGTTATTTCCTTATcttcatatttttcatattctTCATAGGTAAATTTCACGATCTcataaaagtttttaaataaaatcctCCTCAAATTGTCACAACTAGAGTCAGAACCGTTGCCAAGGTTGTCATGGCCAGTGGTCATGCAGAGTGGCTTGTACACCTTGGCATCATAGTTCAACCCCCCTCTCTGCTTCCTATAGTGAAGTTTTTCCCTCTACAAAAATTTAAGGACTATCGGACCAGTCCATTGTGACCCAAAagttgataaaaacaaaaaaaaaagtcacaaCCGTTAAGATTTTTGGTGCCATGAACTTCAAAAACCATAATATCTGAAACTATTTAATTGTTAtacagtaaaatataaaatatgattagtTTTGTAGAATAACtttctgaaataaaattttccaaaaatgttttgaaatagtttttgtatgtttattttgataaataaaactgcaacatcaaattatatttgtagcatgaaaaaaatacttatcctaaattttatatcataacttttactttgtaaatttttataataaatagtgATAGTTTGATagactaaaagaaaataattccAACGATGATTTTGGAACCATAAAAATAACCAGTTTTTATAAGTTATTTGGAATATATTAAGACcttaaaagaattttttttttcaactcagaatgcaaaatataaaagaaacaaTCGTCTTTTATTGGTCATATAGATGTAGAGTTATCAGTGTGGTTTACAAATTCAGTATGAATTTTTGTATGTTGATGAAAAAAAAGAGTAGTATGTTTTATATTAcaatgttaattttataaaaacaaaaaataacatacaaaaattgaataaaagaaagagaataatcattttttcttttaaatatggATATTACTGCAATTAACTGATTCTCAACTTTAGATTGGGATTATAGCAAATAAGTTCATCTAAAACAGAAAACTTTTACAGAAAAATAGTTGATAAAGGCGATAAAAACGATTCGGAAGGTGTCGATCTTTAACCTAATGATTCTGCCGTCTCTGACGGTGGAGACAAATGGCGTGATGTTGGGCATATTGGGTGGGAAGGAGGAGTGTGTTTCTGAGTAGGGCGGCGGAAGATCGAGAGATTCAGGGTTCAGAAACTAGAGTTTTGTAGtaataatttcaaaatgtttttatcagtagatcatataaaataatattttggaaatatgcCCTTTAGATTAGATATGAAAATATGCCCTAAGCCAATGTTTAAGAAACTTTGGCAGTAGAATGGCTCTGGTCACCACAGAAAAAAAGTTTTCCTCCTGTTACTTTGATCGGAAAATCTTTCTCAAAACTGCTGCTGTCAGTGGCCACCGCAGCGAATAACAGGTTTGTTTTCAATAACCTGAAGTAAAAGTAGCAAATGGTCCTATGGTCTAGTGGTCAGGACATTGGACTCTGAATCCAGTAACCCGAGTTCAAATCTCGGTAGgaccttttttttaataaagagtCCGCAAACCGGTTTTCATTTGAGCCGATCTGTTTACTTTAATCGAAACCCCAAATTCCGGTTCGATTCAGCCAATATCGTAGTAAAGCCGAGTTTAGTCACCAAAGTCCGCACTTTTGTTCCGACAAAACCAACAAAGAAGAGTTAAACTGGGAAAGACTCTTCCTTTGAGAAAGTGCAAAAAGCCCATGGCATCTCTATTCTGctctaccaccaccaccaccatcatctTCTCCTCCAAGTTTCCTCCACCGATCAGAACGCATACTCAATTccccaaaccaaaccgtttaAAGACTCAGAAACAGAGTATTACAGAGCGAAGAAGCTTGATCGTTGGATCAATCATAGAAGACAGAGAAGCAATCGATGTGAAGAAGAGTGATCCACAACAAGAAGAACCTAAAGAAGTAGATAGAGACTCCGATCGGCTGATGAGTCGAGGGATCAACGCAGCCATAGTTCTCGCCGCCGGCACCGTTGCAGTCACCAAGCTTCTCTCCATCGATCATGACTATTGGCATGTAAGCTTAGTGTCAAAGCTTTCTCCTTTCTGTGATTGTATTATATAACGATCGTTACTGTTCTTGTTTAGGGCTGGACTCTGTACGAGATACTTAGGTACGCACCTGAACACAACTGGGTAGCGTATGAACAAATCCTCAAAACAAATCCTGTTTTAGCGAAGATGGCCATCAGTGGAGTTGTCTATTCTCTAGGAGATTGGATTGCacaagtaaaattaaaaataaataaaaactactcAGTTTTTGAGTTCTGTCTTAACCAATTTTGACTATATACAGTGTTACGAAGGAAAGCCTCTGTTTGAGTTTGATCGAACTCGTGTACTTAGATCAGGTCTTGTTGGTTTCACTCTCCATGGTTCACTCTCTCATTATTACTACCAATTCTGCGAggtaaaacaatttaaaaaaaagagagtctATTCCTTTCCCTGTTATGATCGGTTGTAATcacatgtctttttttttgtttgacaagGCTCTGTTTCCTTTTCAAGATTGGTGGGTTGTCCCTGCAAAAGTGGCATTTGATCAAACCGTATGGTCAGCTATTTGGAACACTATCTACTATACTGTTTTAGGGTTATTGCGTTTCCAGTCCCCCGATAAGGTTTTCAGCGAGATCAAGACCACTTTTTGGCCAATGATCACTGTAATAATCTcctacttttctttttgttttcttaaataatcatataagaGTTAATGTTTTAGTTGGTCTGTTTGATTTTGTGCAGGCCGGGTGGAAGCTTTGGCCATTGGCTCACTTGGTTACGTATGGTGTGATTCCTGTAGACCAAAGGCTTCTTTGGGTGGATTGTATTGAACTCATTTGGGTCACTATACTGTCCACGTGAGTCTTCCTTCATCTCTTTAATCTTTTCTCCAATCTATTTGAATATAATTGCATGTATTGTCATGAAGAGgagatcagttttttttttttttgctaattgtGATTTTGAATTCTTGAAGTTACTCAAATGAAAAAGCAGAGGCGCAAACAACAGGGGAAACAAACTCCACTACTGAGGTTgtaaatgtttctttttgtttcaagaATCTGTCTTCATAATTCAATCTTGAGCATTTTGGACGTTTGTCctgagtgtttttttttctaagctttttttttgtactttttttttgtacttgACAGGACTAGGACATATCTGCATGGCGGCATCTAGTTTATGAAGAACATCAagcatattttttttctcttatatatatagaaatttaaaacatgtatatatacatttgaTTTGATTCCAAGAGAGAATCGAATCTATTGTGCAATACATCACCAGCCAATAAACACACAGATTGAACGGCACACAGTGCTGAGGCATAAGAACTAGAAGGTACAGTTTTCTCAGAAACAATATTAGACGCTAATCTCAAGTCTTGGAATTTTCTTCAGAGAATAGCTGAAGCTGAACAAGTGAGTTTACGCGTATGTAACATCTTCTAGTCCCAACCAGTTTTGGTATCATCTGCATCGGTTTCTGTATAGTGTATTCACTTTACCGTAGGTCTCATTTTCTTGACCTGATGATGATCTAACTGTGAAATTTCTTTAGAGATGTGGTTCTGATCTTTGGCCATCATCTGATTCCACTGCATTTGTGGCTGAAGGGAAGCCCTGTTCATCGTAATCAGACTTAGACTCTATTTTCCCATCAAGAAACGAAGACACCACTGCACaacaatcatcatcatcttcctatGTTTATATGATAGGGATGTCATGTGGTAGTGGTGGGTCACTTTCAACGTTATATCATATAGCCTACAATGTGCCTTAAATCGTATTCTCAAACTATATATTACAGATTGCAACACGAATGTAGCACGCCAAATGATCCACTAAATTCTCATTCTTGAGCTATGTTTTctagttgagttttttttttttttaagttccgATTGTGTCAATGCTTTGATCATATGCCGTATCGATTTAGTTTACAAGTGACAGTGATTACTTAATACTTAATTTTCATGTTAACTTTTAGTAGCACTTTATAAACTCGCTAAATTATGCGCCTGTAAAGATGTAATGTAGTTTTTTTAGTGAGACACTATCACTAAACAAGTTTGGTATGTAGTAGAGAAAGTTGTTTCTTGTTTGTACCTTTTATCATCTCAGGTTCTAATATATTGCTCCCCCAAAATGTAAAGTCACATCTTTAAACCGGTCCAAAATAAACCGGTCACTTGGCAATTTATGTATCTCAGTATCTGCATAACATATTAAACTCATCCTGATATGATATCCAATTATCCACAGTCATTGCAATTCAAAAAGAAATACAATGTCGTCCACCGATAGTCCGATACTAATAGtaacaaaaatccaaaattcCATCTAACAAAAAATGTGACAAAGTTATCACGAGAGGCTTTGGAAGTCTTATTGGGCCTAAAGCAATTAACTGCCGTAGCTAgggtgaaaaataaaataaaataaaaatgctgAATACTTTAAGGCCCAAATATTTCCTCAATAAGCTGAGAATGAGATATTCTTTTGTTTCATCCTCACGCGGTCATTCCTCGAGTATGTGAATTACGCCACGTGGAAGAAATTTCTCGTTACACCATCACTCCCATCACCTTCGTTTTCAGTTCCCAAATCCCGATAATGACTTCAGCCATATCCAGCCGCCGCATTAACCGGCCATCTAGCAATACCAACGTTCCGGTTTTGTTCATAGAAAACCTGGTCAAAAACTTATCAAAATTGCaatttaattagttaaaaacTCTACCAATTTGCAAGTTCGATTTGAACAAAAAGATTTCGATTTGTAAAAATCAAATTCTTCCATCATAAactcatattttatatttaaaaattttttttttggtttgagcTCTATCTCTCAACCTGAAAAAGAAAACTGCAGTAAATACagtgtaaaaataaaagattgggTATGTGGAACAGTTTTCATCTGGGAATGGTAGACGTTCCATCTTCCCTCTACTTcaagagagagaaaaggagagtCGCGGTGGTTCCCTGACGGTGGTGAGCAGGTTCAGCTTCCGGAACATGGAGGCTTACACAGCTCCTTTGTCGTCGGCCTTGACTCCGGGAGTGAAGGCTTATCGAGCTTCGACTTGCCGGCTTTTGGTTTTCAGTGGTTACGGTTGATGGGTTTTCAGATCGGGAAATGCGGTCTTCGAACTCCAGAGAATCGGTGAGATCTCGGCTGCCGATTGATGCTCACCGAGAATGGAGTTTCGTTAAAGACGATAAAAGGTTTGTGTGATGGCTGGTGTCTCCGCGGATGAGATCTCGAACAGATCGATGAATCTCTCCGATGCAAGGAGAATCAGCGAATGAAAAAGGTGAGGTGTAGCTTCGGTTCAGGTGAGGCTGTGAGTCGGCGGCAGGTTTCCGGTAGTCTTATCCATTTCAATGGCGGTGGAAAACTGAAGCGGTGGGATGATCGCGTTTAGTTCAAGGAGTTTGGGCTTGGCCCATTAGTTCTCCTTTTCTCAATTCGAGTTTTAATGCACTGTCTTGTATGTTTGTTTTTGGACTTTTAGTCCTTTCCAATAAATTCATTTagatgggaaaaaaaaaaattgggtatGTGATTTAAGTCCTTTTGTGGGCCCACTGACAAGCCCAGAAATCGCACGGATTCTGTAATATACTTGCCATCACTAAAGTTACCACAtggacaaaaacaaaaaaaacacaaattcccagaaaatctatatattaaaaggaaaaaagaagattagttacgatttttttttttgatcaactgttacgatttttaattatattgttgtttttcttctgattgggATAGAGTAGAACTCATAACCAAGTTGGTACATTTCCACGTAATTGACATTTTTTACACGTGATGACTACCGTAGTAGTACCGTCCAATAACGtgatacttttatttttgttttatgttcaATTAGTGATATTCCGTCGCTACGCACCGAGTTcgtatgttatacttttacataaatatataaattattatatggtcttaacaaataaaatatgttaaatatgaaaataaaaatatattaaaaatgatattttctgatctttATTGATAGTGGtgactttgtttgaagttgtttagttcaaagtaGAATATgataagtggttgttactaatcgatttaataaaaatagaataaaaagccgATAGTCAtaaacaaagttgatgttttatatagaaaatatatttatattattaattattaaaataactatatatgaactataaaacttttactaatatatttagttcaaataatagaaagatgtaATACtgttcaaattttataaaaaaaatgggTGAAGtgttaatttttgataaaataattggtgaatatctaatatatatttttaaaattaccatgttgacttttaaaatatagagtgcgagttgtatgtgttactttagttttaaggtctctcaaaaagatgtatcttaaaataagaaacataaaattattttctatattagttttgttataatagaagattttgtgtgtgttcataacgaaattcttgtttgtccacccttatttagaaatatcaactaatcttaatatgaatctaaatatgtttttagctaaaaactataaatggtttctaaactcctctatttaatggacaacttctattttaaccggaatggaacaatttcaccaaatcttcctagtaaaaaatcaatttgttaattagtaaatgagatgttagcatctataacgatcatgataaagacaatttctaactattTGTGATATTCGGGCTTGCTGACTTGAtgcatttagtaatggttttgacaataaatggttagtgtggtgCAAGTGATTAATGGTGAGGAtggtgtgtggtttacatcaattttaaataactttagcaaccagGCAACATTTCTAAATTTCTCTCAGATCggaagtaatgattctttttttgtttagttaagttttaagagtatactaatcatgttcacggtttttaaaatgtaaacacggatAGCATGCATCAGGGAAGTTATTAGTTTCCTTGCATAGTGTAACATGggaagataccatagagtttatgtgccaataccaatagaccaaatgttagtcttttggacttgaatcgtCATCAGTTACAaaacattattagagtgggatgagtggaatttctagattgattatatggCGGTTACGTCGATTTCATTAAAGAAGGGGAATCGTAGAGGCTCTATtttccatcgtcaacatcaaatataaagaaatcctataaaacaatattttgacaCCCGACCAGGACACTGAATcagacgatttaccgggtctcTGAATTATTGGATCAACCGTGGGTGAACCgcggtttagtaaatgaattagttttattataagataatatattagctatgaaaataaatatataaaaaataaagttaatattttaaatgttttcaaacataaagtaatagtatggatatgtatctattttatgtttaattttttttgaaaataattaacttcagtttccatttttgtatttttatttgacatacaaaatattaagaaatagtttaaaagtatttttaaaaaatatgtaacataagagttatgaaatctaaagaaaatcaagatacaaaattcataataaattaaactttcaatataaaattaaaacatcattgtaataaattgtcaataacaaaaataaactaacacctaataacaattaataccaaaaacacattaaataaagttgagaaaaaaatttaattattaaaaggaaaataccACATGACATTTTTCCCCCaaggagaaaaaaaactcaactttattagttaAGATAATGTGATATTAACGCATAATTATTTTCCCAACTATTTCCAGACACCtaattgattaattaattgGCTCACTgagttttttctttcatttcttCAAGTGTCAAGTTCGCAACATCTATAGGATGggaaaacatatatttacatGGCATTTGATTAACATAACTTTTATCATATAGTCTaatcacataaaatataatttgcagAATCTTTATCATGTAGTCTAATTATAATAACTTGAATTATAGTATTATattacaaacactacaaaaaacGTGATGATAACTACACAATTGATACAACATTTAGAAATTGGTATGTTTGTGGAATACTTATAACAGGTTAACTACCGAATACAGCtgctgttaaataataaattaacaatattcaaattatatataattacaaaagtattaaaatcatatactataataaatatgaaagttatatttataaaactatattattattttttttaaagttacaaaggcttttttttcttttaaagtttataacataaattataatataatatataaacatttagtatttctattatttcaatttaaatttttattaattattttatttatacttttatcTTCAAAGTTAAAAATTATCCTCCTGCAACTGCAAACGCTGACTGAAACCAACTTTTGATTATAAGAGGTTCAGAACGGTTTAAAGTGATTTATATTGTTTTCCGTGATTATTTCAAACCATGACAACCGCTACCAACCACAAAAATCACGTTTACGGGTGATTGCGGAGAAACTAGTCATGCTCTTAATTTATATagctataatataatttaatctataaaattatttacatagtttatatatatatatatatatatatatatatatatatatatatatatatatctattttttctACGATGCCACAAGCAATTAGAAAgttctttttttggtcaaactttaaaaaacacccacatattaaaaatatttaagaaaatatatttatacttttttgcttgattaatatttatttataaataggTATATATCCTTATTTTTTAcctttataatagaaaatattatttcttgaTAAcgacatatacatatatatgaattatcttatgttccaaaaatatgtttttattttgaaaattttattagactaaattataataaattatctaacaacatatataagagttatcttatttaaaaaatatgtatttatattgaaaattttattatatcagtCATGTAATGGAACATATAAATCTAATATTATGaacataaaattagtttttaattatataataaaattacagAACAATAAATTTAATGCTTAACTTTTAG
This genomic stretch from Raphanus sativus cultivar WK10039 chromosome 3, ASM80110v3, whole genome shotgun sequence harbors:
- the LOC108846117 gene encoding protein SYM1, encoding MASLFCSTTTTTIIFSSKFPPPIRTHTQFPKPNRLKTQKQSITERRSLIVGSIIEDREAIDVKKSDPQQEEPKEVDRDSDRLMSRGINAAIVLAAGTVAVTKLLSIDHDYWHGWTLYEILRYAPEHNWVAYEQILKTNPVLAKMAISGVVYSLGDWIAQCYEGKPLFEFDRTRVLRSGLVGFTLHGSLSHYYYQFCEALFPFQDWWVVPAKVAFDQTVWSAIWNTIYYTVLGLLRFQSPDKVFSEIKTTFWPMITAGWKLWPLAHLVTYGVIPVDQRLLWVDCIELIWVTILSTYSNEKAEAQTTGETNSTTED